A genomic stretch from Megachile rotundata isolate GNS110a chromosome 1, iyMegRotu1, whole genome shotgun sequence includes:
- the Tango14 gene encoding transport and golgi organization 14, producing the protein MFTVFRILLILTHFLYDLFSAVYNYCIIVHRKCTKIWYGENLRTEIEMLIQTANKMKKLPRHVVIVFGAKEDTIFDCIRIIGWCITLGIPYLSFFDINGFLVKNESSLKYELAKRRPDLVDHVSWNKPNITSKQNGITDSKLKTRVSLLSSMHGKGEIVMLTKKLAEAVVTGTIKSEEINSDLINEKLNLWRVPDPDLGVIYGHICCTYGVLPWQTRITEFFTLPLHFNLSVKDFTCLLEKYSKCEQRYGK; encoded by the exons ATGTTCACAGTATTTCGTATATTACTGATACTTACCCACTTTTTGTACGATTTGTTTTCTGCCGTTTATAATTATTGCATTATCGTTCATCGCAAGTGTACGAAGATTTGGTACGGTGAAAATTTAAGGACAGAAATTGAAATGTTGATTCAAACCgcgaataaaatgaaaaaactgCCGAGGCATGTAGTGATCGTTTTCGGCGCGAAGGAGGATACTATTTTTGACTGCATACGAATAATTGGATGGTGTATCACGCTTGGTATACCGTACCTCAGCTTTTTTGACATCAATG GTTTTTTAGTCAAAAATGAAAGTTCTTTAAAATATGAACTTGCAAAAAGGCGACCTGATTTAGTGGATCATGTAAGTTGGAATAAACCAAACATAACATCCAAGCAAAATGGGATAACTG ATTCTAAGTTGAAAACAAGAGTATCTTTATTATCCTCCATGCATGGAAAAGGAGAAATAGTAATGTTAACAAAAAAATTGGCTGAAGCAGTTGTCACAGGAACAATCAAATCAGAAGAAATAAATAGTGAtttgattaatgaaaaattaaatttatggaGAGTTCCAGATCCTGATTTAGGTGTAATATATGGTCATATTTGTTGCACGTATGGTGTTTTACCATGGCAAACACGAATAACAGAATTCTT CACACTACCTTTACACTTCAATCTATCCGTAAAGGATTTCACATGTTTGTTAGAGAAGTACAGTAAATGTGAACAACGATATGGAAAATAA
- the Gar1 gene encoding gar1 ribonucleoprotein has translation MSFRGRGFGRGGGGGGGGGFRGKGGGFRGRGGGGFDRGGRGHDQGPPEEVTPLGHFTWTVQDDLVAKVDIEQVPFFNAPIYTENKQQIGKIDEIFGNIRDYYVSIKLSENIKASSFQTDTRLFIDPAKLLPLQRFLPKPPGSVQKRGGGGRGMKRGGGGRGGGGRGGGGGRGGGRPSFGRGGFGNKGGVGGGGGGGGGGGGFRNRGGAGFGRGRGRGKW, from the exons atgtcatTCCGTGGTCGTGGATTTGGAAGAGGCGGCGGAGGAGGAGGCGGTGGTGGATTTAGAGGAAAAGGAGGTGGTTTTCGAGGACGTGGAGGCGGTGGATTCGATAGAGGCGGAAGAGG GCACGATCAAGGACCACCAGAAGAAGTAACTCCACTGGGTCACTTTACATGGACAGTTCAAGATGATCTAGTTGCAAAAGTAGATATAGAGCAAGTACCTTTCTTCAATGCTCCAATTTATACAGAAAATAAACaacaaattggaaaaattgatgaaatctTTGGCAATATCAGAGATTACTATGTCTCTATAAAACTATCAGAGAATATAAAGGCATCTAGTTTTCAAACGGATACACGG TTATTCATAGATCCAGCAAAGTTATTACCTTTACAAAGATTTCTTCCTAAACCTCCTGGATCAGTACAAAAAAGAGGTGGTGGTGGTCGAGGGATGAAAAGAGGCGGCGGAGGACGCGGAGGTGGTGGacgtggtggtggtggtggccgAGGAGGCGGTAGACCATCGTTTGGACGTGGTGGTTTTGGAAATAAGGGTGGTGTTGGAggcggcggcggtggtggtggAGGTGGTGGCGGCTTCAGAAATCGTGGTGGAGCAGGATTTGGAAGAGGTCGCGGAAGAGGAAAATGGTAG